Proteins encoded within one genomic window of Panicum virgatum strain AP13 chromosome 1N, P.virgatum_v5, whole genome shotgun sequence:
- the LOC120654503 gene encoding uncharacterized protein LOC120654503 isoform X1, translating into MREYAHQRLVAELTDLRELGLFHDAKWVRLQLVSRDAEFKMLFGRPALLYADRAVLWPQGPLHQGLHPQARPPLLRRKGSFWWKDITKLLTSFKGMAMIHLNDGASCLFWEDLWLNRIPEQQFPELFSFVKKKGISLKAVREAIGHEVLFHLPISEIALQQLLILAEDLNNLPETSEPDLWSYIWGSPDFSISKTYVHLTGHRVIHAAYKWLWKSSCQNKHKEMNHYSISLSGVHFQLIVGQILALWWEMIHLLPPWSILNSNLLCLSSWRLLS; encoded by the exons ATGCGCGAGTACGCGCACCAGCGCTTGGTCGCGGAGCTCACCGATCTCCGCGAGCTCGGACTCTTCCACGACGCCAAGTGGGTGCGGTTGCAGCTCGTCAGCCGCGACGCCGAGTTCAAGATGCTGTTCGGCCGCCCCGCGCTCCTCTACGCCGACCGCGCCGTTCTCTGGCCGCAGGGTCCGCTACATCAAGGACTACATCCTCAAGCACGTCCTCCCCTTCTACG GAGAAAAGGTTCATTTTGGTGGAAAGATATTACTAAGCTGCTTACCTCTTTCAAAGGAATGGCCATGATACATTTAAATGATGGTGCTTCTTGTCTGTTTTGGGAAGACCTTTGGCTAAATAGAATTCCAGAACAACAATTCCCTGAACTTTTTTCCTTTGTTAAGAAGAAAGGAATATCATTAAAAGCAGTAAGAGAAGCTATTGGACATGAAGTTCTTTTCCACCTGCCAATTTCAGAGATTGCCCTCCAGCAGCTGCTGATTCTTGCTGAGGATCTTAATAATCTGCCAGAAACTTCTGAGCCAGACTTATGGTCATATATTTGGGGATCTCCAGACTTCTCAATCTCCAAAACCTATGTTCACCTCACTGGTCATCGTGTCATTCATGCTGCATATAAATGGCTTTGGAAATCATCATGTCAAAATAAACACAAG GAGATGAATCACTACAGCATCTCTTTATCCGGTGTCCATTTTCAATTGATTGTTGGGCAAATATTGGCCTTATGGTGGGAGATGATACACCTTTTGCCACCTTGGAGCATCTTAAACAGCAACTTGTTGTGCCTTTCTTCATGGAGGTTATTATCTTAA
- the LOC120654503 gene encoding uncharacterized protein LOC120654503 isoform X2, with the protein MREYAHQRLVAELTDLRELGLFHDAKWVRLQLVSRDAEFKMLFGRPALLYADRAVLWPQGPLHQGLHPQARPPLLRDCPPAAADSC; encoded by the exons ATGCGCGAGTACGCGCACCAGCGCTTGGTCGCGGAGCTCACCGATCTCCGCGAGCTCGGACTCTTCCACGACGCCAAGTGGGTGCGGTTGCAGCTCGTCAGCCGCGACGCCGAGTTCAAGATGCTGTTCGGCCGCCCCGCGCTCCTCTACGCCGACCGCGCCGTTCTCTGGCCGCAGGGTCCGCTACATCAAGGACTACATCCTCAAGCACGTCCTCCCCTTCTACG AGATTGCCCTCCAGCAGCTGCTGATTCTTGCTGA